In one Candidatus Poribacteria bacterium genomic region, the following are encoded:
- the hemL gene encoding glutamate-1-semialdehyde 2,1-aminomutase — protein MESNKSLAAWQKSQQFIPGGVNSPVRNFSKVHGHPRFIARGDGSKIYDVDENEYIDYVASWGPLVLGHAHPDIVEAISAAALNGTSFGAPTLLETELAETIVSAVPSIEKVRLVNSGTEATMSAIRVARGYTGRDKILKIDGCYHGHVDYLLAKAGSGVATFGLSDSGGVPEDFARNTLTVPFNNPDAVREAIEANPDEIACLILEPIMGNMGIIPPRDGYLNELREITEAHGIVLIFDEVITGFRVAYGGAQTYYNVTPDMTCLGKIIGGGLPVGAYGGKREIMQCVAPEGEVYQAGTLSGNPLAVTAGITTLKRLAEPGVYEQLETRAAALADGLAEATEKHGVDAWHSRVGSMLMLYFTPETVTDADGARTADTERFEHYFWGLVQRGVYVAPSQFEAGFVSLVHSEDDINKTVQAATQVLANLV, from the coding sequence TTGGAGAGCAATAAATCCTTAGCCGCATGGCAAAAATCACAACAATTTATCCCCGGCGGGGTCAACAGTCCCGTCCGAAATTTCAGCAAAGTCCACGGACATCCGCGCTTCATCGCACGCGGCGACGGCTCAAAAATATACGATGTTGATGAAAACGAATATATTGATTATGTCGCCTCATGGGGTCCCTTGGTTTTAGGGCATGCGCATCCGGACATTGTGGAGGCTATCAGTGCAGCAGCCTTGAACGGCACAAGTTTTGGGGCACCAACGCTATTAGAAACAGAACTCGCCGAAACTATCGTCAGTGCTGTTCCTTCCATTGAAAAGGTGCGCCTCGTCAATTCCGGCACCGAAGCCACAATGAGCGCAATTCGCGTCGCACGTGGGTATACCGGTCGCGATAAAATCCTCAAAATTGATGGATGCTACCATGGTCACGTGGACTACCTATTGGCAAAAGCCGGTTCTGGGGTTGCAACGTTTGGACTTTCTGATAGCGGCGGTGTCCCCGAAGATTTCGCACGCAATACACTCACTGTTCCCTTTAACAACCCCGATGCAGTCCGTGAAGCGATAGAAGCCAATCCTGACGAAATCGCCTGTCTCATTCTCGAACCGATTATGGGCAATATGGGTATCATCCCACCCCGTGACGGGTACCTCAATGAACTCCGTGAAATTACCGAAGCACACGGTATCGTACTCATCTTCGACGAAGTTATCACCGGCTTTCGGGTGGCGTATGGCGGTGCCCAGACCTACTATAACGTCACACCCGACATGACCTGTTTAGGGAAAATTATCGGTGGCGGTTTACCCGTTGGGGCGTACGGCGGAAAACGGGAGATCATGCAGTGTGTCGCTCCAGAAGGCGAGGTCTATCAGGCAGGAACGTTGTCCGGTAACCCTTTAGCCGTTACAGCAGGGATCACAACGCTTAAAAGGCTTGCTGAACCGGGCGTTTATGAACAACTCGAAACCCGAGCTGCAGCCCTCGCAGATGGACTCGCTGAAGCAACCGAAAAACACGGTGTTGATGCTTGGCACAGTCGCGTCGGTTCGATGCTGATGCTCTACTTCACGCCGGAAACCGTCACGGATGCCGATGGCGCACGTACAGCGGATACTGAACGCTTTGAGCACTACTTCTGGGGACTCGTCCAACGCGGGGTCTATGTCGCACCTTCCCAGTTCGAGGCAGGGTTCGTCTCTTTAGTCCATTCCGAAGACGATATCAACAAAACCGTTCAAGCCGCAACACAGGTATTGGCGAATCTCGTTTAG
- a CDS encoding Gfo/Idh/MocA family oxidoreductase, translated as MDRLRIAHIGTGRRGAGTYLPLISKLAGDLELVAVCDPREESVAEQGEKYNVPAYTNTEQMLDTVKPDICSIVITPSNNHIPGLLCSGRGISYCTETPIDTDLGWADKMIASAQENGIKLEVNENYYRVPTERIKREMILAGVFGKVNVAYNDFRGHGYHGIGLIRSYVGFDNEPVQVYGFRKGYDVQEHVWRKGQPTRNTEDWQHAVIEFSDGAVGIFNFSGLSYGSPLRGFNGSKFYAARGMCFRNDAVILNDAADEQRAITVTRRTNTVDGYETLAALVADTDPEVVWENPLQNYPLSDGEITVASELMSLVNAVRNDIEPEYGAYNGRKDREIDVAMARSWSNNGAPVTFPFDYEKR; from the coding sequence ATGGATAGACTCAGAATCGCACATATCGGCACAGGCAGACGTGGTGCCGGTACCTACCTTCCTCTTATCTCAAAATTGGCAGGCGACCTTGAGTTAGTCGCTGTTTGTGATCCACGCGAAGAGAGCGTTGCTGAACAGGGTGAGAAATATAACGTCCCTGCTTACACGAACACCGAGCAGATGTTAGACACAGTAAAACCTGATATCTGTTCGATCGTGATTACACCGAGCAACAATCACATTCCCGGATTGCTCTGCTCCGGGCGCGGTATCAGTTATTGTACAGAAACACCGATTGATACCGATCTCGGATGGGCGGACAAGATGATCGCCTCCGCACAAGAGAACGGCATAAAACTGGAAGTCAACGAAAATTATTATCGCGTGCCGACAGAGCGGATCAAACGGGAGATGATTCTCGCGGGTGTTTTCGGCAAAGTTAATGTCGCCTACAACGACTTCCGGGGACACGGCTATCACGGCATCGGTCTCATCCGCAGTTATGTCGGTTTTGATAACGAACCGGTGCAAGTTTACGGATTCCGAAAGGGGTATGACGTTCAGGAGCACGTCTGGCGGAAAGGGCAACCTACGCGCAATACTGAGGATTGGCAACATGCAGTGATTGAGTTCTCAGATGGTGCTGTCGGCATCTTCAATTTCAGTGGTCTCTCCTACGGCTCCCCGCTGCGTGGCTTTAACGGTTCAAAGTTCTACGCAGCGCGCGGAATGTGTTTCCGAAACGATGCTGTCATTTTGAACGACGCTGCCGATGAACAGCGCGCGATTACCGTCACACGCAGAACCAATACCGTTGACGGTTATGAAACCTTAGCCGCGCTTGTCGCCGACACCGACCCTGAAGTGGTTTGGGAAAACCCGTTGCAAAATTATCCGCTCAGCGACGGTGAAATTACGGTCGCTTCGGAACTGATGAGCCTCGTCAACGCCGTTCGCAACGATATAGAGCCGGAATACGGCGCGTATAACGGTCGCAAGGATCGAGAAATTGATGTTGCCATGGCACGTTCATGGTCAAACAACGGCGCGCCTGTCACTTTCCCCTTTGATTATGAGAAACGTTGA
- a CDS encoding polyprenyl synthetase family protein, with protein sequence MSNFDQIVELIADDLGAIEVKLTEHTASEYSFVDMAVQHVVEGGGKRLRPILVVLSAKVCGYAGDDAHTLAAVVELIHVASLVHDDVLDEAAIRRGRETLQTKWGNKVAVLVGDYLHARVLSMLVARRADDPAMAVLADTTQAMCEGEVIHAYKSGDFDISEAEYLKIISFKTGKLIAASCTLGAHLGNLTDAQQVEALTTYGQHIGTAFQIVDDVLDFTEDADKLGKNTFGDLREGKLTFPIIYARTVCNDDEKQMLEKVLNPNTDEAEAIAFVEALFQRYGVETHCLKVAQDYADRAKAALTGLPETPARVALEQLADYVVSRES encoded by the coding sequence ATGTCCAACTTTGATCAAATCGTTGAATTAATTGCCGACGATCTCGGTGCTATTGAGGTGAAACTCACGGAGCACACCGCCAGCGAGTATAGTTTCGTCGATATGGCAGTCCAGCATGTCGTGGAGGGTGGTGGCAAACGGCTCCGTCCGATCCTTGTTGTGCTTTCTGCCAAGGTCTGCGGGTACGCAGGTGATGATGCACACACACTTGCTGCTGTCGTTGAACTCATTCATGTCGCATCGCTGGTTCATGACGATGTGCTTGATGAGGCCGCGATCCGGCGTGGACGTGAGACGTTACAGACGAAATGGGGCAATAAAGTCGCTGTCCTTGTCGGAGATTATCTCCATGCGCGTGTCCTCTCTATGCTTGTAGCCCGCCGTGCTGATGATCCAGCCATGGCGGTTCTCGCCGATACCACGCAGGCAATGTGCGAAGGTGAAGTTATCCATGCGTATAAGAGCGGTGATTTTGACATCTCCGAAGCCGAGTACCTCAAAATCATCAGTTTCAAGACCGGTAAATTGATCGCCGCGTCCTGCACTCTCGGCGCACACCTCGGAAACCTAACAGACGCACAGCAGGTTGAGGCACTCACAACCTACGGACAGCATATTGGGACGGCTTTCCAAATTGTCGATGACGTGCTTGATTTCACAGAGGATGCTGATAAATTAGGAAAAAACACATTCGGTGACCTCCGTGAAGGAAAACTCACCTTCCCCATCATTTATGCACGAACTGTTTGTAATGATGATGAAAAGCAGATGTTGGAAAAAGTCCTGAATCCTAACACTGACGAAGCCGAGGCGATCGCCTTTGTTGAAGCCTTGTTCCAACGATATGGTGTTGAGACGCACTGTTTGAAGGTTGCCCAAGACTATGCCGACCGTGCTAAAGCAGCATTGACAGGCTTACCAGAGACTCCTGCCCGCGTCGCACTCGAACAACTTGCAGACTACGTCGTTTCACGCGAATCATAA
- the hemB gene encoding porphobilinogen synthase, with amino-acid sequence MSTFPIYRPRRLRANENLRRLVRETALSVNDLIYPMFVVHGHNTATEISAMPGCYQYSVDRLVTAAKELAALGIPGTILFGIPAAKDPLGTEAYADDGIIQLAVRAIKDAVPDLLVMTDVCLCEYTDHGHCGVIEDSEVQNDPTLELLVKESLSHARAGADVIAPSDMMDGRVGAIRDALDENGYENIPIMAYAAKYASAFYGPFREAAESAPQFGDRRSYQMDPANTEEALREVALDIQEGADILMVKPALSYLDVIHRVKTEFQVPVAAYNVSGEYAMVKAAAQNGWIDEERVALELLTSIKRAGADMILTYFAKLVASHQ; translated from the coding sequence ATGAGCACCTTCCCTATCTATCGACCAAGACGCCTTCGGGCAAATGAAAACCTGCGGCGGCTTGTCCGAGAAACCGCACTTTCTGTCAACGACCTCATTTATCCGATGTTTGTTGTTCATGGACATAATACGGCAACCGAAATTTCTGCGATGCCCGGGTGCTACCAATACTCGGTTGACAGGCTCGTCACTGCCGCGAAGGAACTCGCTGCACTCGGTATTCCCGGCACAATTCTGTTCGGCATCCCAGCAGCAAAAGACCCGCTCGGTACTGAGGCTTATGCCGATGACGGTATCATTCAACTCGCAGTCCGAGCAATCAAAGATGCCGTGCCTGATCTGCTTGTGATGACAGATGTCTGTCTCTGTGAATACACTGACCACGGGCATTGTGGTGTTATTGAAGATAGCGAAGTACAAAACGACCCGACGCTGGAACTCCTCGTTAAAGAGAGCCTTTCACACGCTCGCGCCGGTGCCGATGTCATTGCCCCTTCAGATATGATGGACGGTCGCGTCGGCGCAATTCGAGATGCATTGGACGAAAACGGGTATGAGAATATACCCATTATGGCGTATGCCGCCAAATATGCCTCGGCATTTTACGGCCCCTTTCGCGAAGCTGCGGAATCCGCACCGCAATTTGGGGACCGCCGCTCCTATCAGATGGACCCGGCGAATACAGAGGAGGCACTACGCGAAGTCGCATTGGATATTCAGGAAGGTGCCGACATTCTCATGGTGAAACCCGCGCTCTCTTATCTGGATGTTATCCATCGGGTCAAAACAGAATTTCAGGTGCCTGTCGCTGCCTATAACGTCAGTGGAGAATATGCGATGGTTAAAGCAGCAGCGCAGAACGGTTGGATCGATGAAGAGCGGGTCGCATTGGAACTTTTAACAAGCATCAAGCGCGCAGGCGCGGATATGATTTTAACGTACTTCGCAAAATTAGTTGCCAGTCACCAGTGA
- a CDS encoding mercuric reductase, whose amino-acid sequence MTVYDLTIIGGGSAGLVLAVAGAKLGKKTALVEKHRIGGDCLWTGCVPSKSLLKAAKVANSIQNAEKYGIAVPDATPDWERVMAYVQGTQHTIEEEHDNPERFREMGVYVIFGDGHFEASDTFVVADTESGETRTLKSKKFVISTGSRPVAPPIPGLESCGYLDSESVWELAEFPERLLVVGAGPIGIELGQAFHRLGADVTIAQRSERILTKEDIDVSEQMLRYLRDEGITIRLDTNIEQVAESQEGVNVKFDDSENGTAEQTFDKILIAAGRAPNIEGLGLDKIGVQVGRRGIEVNNRLQTSVRNIYAAGDVIGHYLFTHVAAFQAQLLLRNIFFPFSKTINYAVVPWTTFCDPEVARCGLTEAEAREKYGDVDVFTLDQADVDRAVAEGETHGFSKVIASRWTGKILGVHLVGANAGEVVHEYVLAMQQGIPLRKLSGMIHVYPTFSSSVWRVAGKWFSESTLIQTLRKLIP is encoded by the coding sequence GTGACTGTATACGATTTGACGATCATCGGCGGCGGCAGTGCGGGGCTTGTACTTGCCGTGGCGGGCGCAAAATTAGGTAAAAAAACCGCGCTTGTGGAGAAACATCGCATCGGTGGCGACTGCCTCTGGACGGGGTGCGTGCCTTCCAAATCACTCCTGAAAGCGGCGAAGGTGGCGAATTCCATCCAGAATGCGGAGAAATACGGCATTGCTGTCCCCGATGCCACACCTGACTGGGAACGTGTGATGGCGTATGTGCAGGGGACACAACACACCATAGAAGAGGAACACGATAACCCGGAGCGGTTCCGTGAAATGGGGGTCTATGTTATCTTCGGAGATGGGCATTTTGAAGCATCCGACACCTTTGTCGTGGCAGATACCGAAAGTGGAGAAACACGCACGCTCAAAAGCAAAAAGTTTGTGATTAGTACGGGTTCCCGTCCAGTCGCGCCACCTATACCCGGTTTGGAATCTTGTGGCTATCTCGACAGTGAATCTGTATGGGAGTTGGCAGAATTCCCAGAACGGCTGCTCGTTGTCGGTGCGGGTCCGATCGGTATTGAACTCGGTCAGGCGTTTCATCGTCTCGGTGCCGATGTGACAATCGCCCAACGGAGCGAACGTATCCTCACAAAAGAGGATATCGATGTCTCTGAGCAGATGCTGCGTTACCTCCGTGATGAAGGGATCACAATCCGACTCGATACCAATATCGAGCAAGTTGCCGAAAGCCAAGAAGGCGTAAATGTAAAGTTCGATGATAGTGAAAACGGAACAGCAGAACAGACCTTTGATAAGATTCTAATTGCGGCGGGACGCGCGCCGAACATTGAAGGGTTAGGACTCGACAAAATCGGGGTACAGGTGGGTAGACGCGGGATTGAGGTGAACAACAGACTTCAGACGAGCGTCAGGAACATCTACGCCGCGGGTGATGTGATCGGGCATTACCTGTTCACACACGTCGCCGCTTTCCAAGCGCAGCTGCTCCTTCGGAATATCTTCTTTCCATTCTCCAAAACGATCAATTATGCTGTCGTGCCCTGGACGACCTTCTGTGACCCAGAGGTTGCCCGTTGTGGTCTCACCGAGGCAGAGGCACGCGAGAAATACGGGGATGTTGACGTGTTCACACTCGACCAAGCGGACGTTGATAGAGCCGTCGCGGAAGGCGAGACACACGGCTTCAGCAAGGTTATTGCAAGTCGGTGGACAGGGAAGATACTGGGGGTTCATCTTGTCGGCGCGAATGCGGGAGAAGTCGTTCACGAGTATGTGCTGGCAATGCAACAAGGGATTCCTTTGCGGAAGTTGAGCGGGATGATCCACGTCTATCCGACGTTTTCGAGCAGTGTGTGGCGTGTGGCAGGCAAATGGTTTTCAGAAAGCACACTGATTCAGACGTTGCGAAAATTGATTCCATGA
- a CDS encoding T9SS type A sorting domain-containing protein, with translation MPKVIQHSLIFLTIFILTSAAMGDAFDQTVDRIKILEVELEQNQIDIDEKVTFIEGELRTFRTNHPLNAPKGEFESDADYAARLNRLAAAVAQRRAELEEENLSSVRADRLEMQTEISRLHRRSFFTNDVTATLGSYNANEEYFPITFVANNESVDARLYISRQNDAPNLKSNWDKVVKTAYISIDPGYRRALAQVKLEYPPLWEEAYTWTFHEVYPLDNNHSAVAFSADGKYIATGGTRVHTIWETSSGKELRQKGHNGRVHAVTFSPDGQYLATGDSLRLKLWQVKNGEQIWEKTKTYRIWTGATSHADFHAVDFSPDGNTLAAANDRSTFVADVNGGGNFWDRTRSYRIYTGSTRYARFYAVDFSPDGQYLATGDSFSDAVIWDPNNDRLIQRIEHRATVWAVAFSRDGQYLVTGDNAGYVSICEVSSGVKVQEIKHDGGWVGAVVFSPDGFYFAVGDQNGLITIYQMPQGEINIDSEITKVRTIKTSQGVSDLAWHPSGNFISDGRKVYRTFLPSEVVNLIPTVLLSSEIDPVKTGTQFTLDFTVKDVTDLAGWQTDVMFNSDVLSIVETKEDDFLKTGGRTTFFHEGNIDNTTGKVTGLSGAILGGSVSGEGTLFSITFEAKAAGDGQLQLLNTQLSTLSTENIPHELVIHPIIIEDRPLFEDVNKDKVVNIQDLVLVASNFGKTGPNDADVNEDGVVNVQDLVMVAAALGTTAAAPSLYVQSSEMLTAADIRQWLTQAQQLNLTDVTSQRGILFLEQLLATLTPKETALLPNYPNPFNPETWIPYQLAESADVKISIYAADGKLVRTLDLGRKPVGIYHHRNRAVYWDGKNEFGEPIASGVYFYTLTAGEFTATRKMLIRK, from the coding sequence GTGCCCAAAGTAATCCAACACAGTTTAATTTTTCTTACCATATTTATACTCACTTCTGCCGCTATGGGAGATGCTTTTGATCAGACTGTTGATCGGATTAAAATCCTTGAAGTTGAACTTGAGCAGAACCAAATTGACATTGACGAAAAGGTGACTTTTATTGAAGGAGAACTTAGAACCTTCCGGACGAATCACCCTCTCAATGCCCCGAAGGGAGAGTTTGAATCTGATGCAGACTATGCAGCGCGCCTGAACCGATTGGCTGCAGCAGTCGCGCAACGTCGCGCAGAACTTGAAGAAGAAAACCTTTCGTCCGTCCGGGCAGATCGCCTTGAGATGCAAACCGAAATCTCACGTTTGCATAGAAGGTCCTTTTTCACTAACGACGTTACCGCAACCCTTGGTTCTTATAATGCTAACGAGGAATACTTTCCGATCACATTTGTGGCAAACAACGAAAGTGTTGATGCAAGATTGTATATTAGCAGACAAAATGATGCTCCAAATCTCAAAAGTAATTGGGATAAGGTCGTCAAAACAGCTTACATCTCGATTGATCCAGGTTACCGTCGGGCTTTGGCACAGGTAAAACTTGAGTACCCACCGCTTTGGGAAGAGGCATATACATGGACATTTCATGAAGTATACCCTCTTGATAATAATCATTCTGCCGTTGCTTTTAGTGCTGATGGAAAATACATCGCTACGGGAGGTACTCGAGTTCACACAATTTGGGAAACGAGCAGCGGTAAAGAACTTCGTCAGAAAGGACATAATGGCCGAGTCCATGCTGTCACCTTCAGTCCGGATGGACAGTACCTCGCAACAGGAGATAGTCTTAGATTAAAGTTATGGCAGGTGAAAAATGGTGAACAGATTTGGGAAAAAACCAAAACTTATAGAATCTGGACTGGAGCCACCTCCCACGCTGATTTCCATGCGGTTGACTTCAGTCCAGATGGCAATACCTTAGCAGCAGCAAATGATCGTAGTACTTTCGTAGCGGATGTAAATGGAGGCGGGAATTTTTGGGACAGAACTCGATCTTATAGAATCTATACTGGATCCACTCGTTACGCTCGTTTCTATGCGGTTGACTTCAGTCCAGATGGGCAATATCTCGCAACGGGCGATTCTTTTTCTGACGCGGTTATCTGGGATCCGAACAACGATAGACTGATTCAGCGGATAGAACATAGGGCCACTGTCTGGGCAGTCGCTTTCAGTCGGGATGGGCAGTATCTCGTAACAGGAGATAATGCGGGCTATGTGTCAATCTGTGAGGTGAGTAGTGGGGTAAAAGTTCAAGAGATAAAACATGATGGAGGTTGGGTTGGTGCTGTTGTCTTTAGTCCTGATGGATTTTATTTCGCTGTTGGAGATCAAAACGGGTTAATTACGATCTACCAAATGCCACAAGGAGAAATTAATATAGATTCAGAAATCACTAAAGTGAGAACTATCAAAACGAGTCAAGGCGTATCTGACTTGGCGTGGCATCCGTCCGGAAATTTCATCTCAGATGGCAGGAAAGTTTACAGAACGTTCCTACCATCCGAGGTCGTTAACTTAATACCCACAGTGCTCCTTTCTTCCGAAATTGATCCGGTAAAAACCGGCACGCAATTCACACTTGATTTCACAGTCAAAGATGTAACCGATTTAGCCGGTTGGCAAACGGATGTTATGTTCAATTCTGACGTGCTTTCAATCGTTGAAACCAAAGAAGATGATTTTCTTAAAACAGGGGGCAGAACCACCTTTTTTCACGAAGGTAACATTGATAATACAACCGGCAAGGTTACTGGTTTAAGTGGGGCAATTCTCGGCGGTAGTGTCAGTGGAGAAGGGACACTGTTTTCAATTACCTTTGAAGCGAAGGCAGCCGGAGATGGGCAATTACAACTGCTCAATACACAACTTAGCACTTTATCTACGGAAAACATACCCCACGAACTTGTTATCCACCCTATCATCATTGAAGACCGTCCGCTCTTTGAGGATGTTAATAAGGACAAGGTTGTGAATATCCAAGACTTGGTGTTAGTGGCATCGAATTTTGGCAAAACGGGTCCGAACGATGCAGACGTGAACGAAGATGGCGTTGTGAACGTCCAAGACTTGGTAATGGTTGCTGCTGCACTCGGTACCACAGCCGCTGCACCTTCTCTGTATGTTCAATCATCTGAAATGCTCACAGCGGCAGATATCAGACAATGGCTTACGCAAGCACAGCAGCTAAATCTGACAGATGTAACATCACAGCGGGGCATTCTCTTTTTGGAACAACTCTTGGCAACACTGACTCCGAAGGAAACGGCACTGTTGCCCAACTACCCGAATCCATTCAATCCGGAGACGTGGATACCGTATCAGTTAGCAGAATCTGCTGATGTCAAAATCTCGATTTACGCTGCCGATGGCAAGTTGGTTCGCACATTGGATTTGGGACGTAAACCTGTTGGTATTTACCATCACCGTAACCGCGCGGTATATTGGGATGGGAAAAATGAATTCGGGGAACCAATAGCGAGTGGCGTTTACTTCTACACCTTGACTGCAGGCGAATTCACCGCGACACGCAAAATGCTGATAAGAAAGTAA
- a CDS encoding amidohydrolase family protein has protein sequence MRFDTIITDGNIVDGTGKQEPFVADIGIHDDQIAAIGDLAEAETPRRISVSGQIVCPGFVDVHVHSEISLLGGRDQFAAVSQGVTTHLAAPDGFGWAPLPPEQAKELWHYTQFAYGDAELPLNWQTPDAYLSMFDGRIPANLYPQVPHCAVRIGAMGWDPRPATSDELKAMEQTTREWLEAGACCLCLGLDYQPSANADLHELVYLSKIAASYDAIYAAHIRYRILGRKQAWEETIEIAQRAGIPVHISHERVDDEAADILERVEKEQIDLTFESYLYPAGMTHLAMMLPMEFQTGAPADMLARLEDPAVREKSAAYLRGELRDGSQIVGYNRSGRFIGMTLAEAAESEGKSNEEFAFDLICEEAAIETFVMPWATPPAENERILNQTASHPRMMIASDGVYNIPHPHPRSYGCFVQYLGKFVRERQLVSLKEAIYKMSGFPAERFRLRDRGRISQGLAADIVVFDPETVADRSTWFDPVQSPVGVNWVFVNGVSVVEDGNVTRQLPGRVLRQQR, from the coding sequence ATGAGATTTGATACAATTATTACTGACGGAAATATAGTTGATGGAACGGGTAAACAGGAGCCGTTTGTTGCAGACATCGGCATCCATGACGATCAGATCGCTGCGATTGGTGACCTCGCGGAAGCAGAAACACCTCGCCGAATTTCTGTAAGTGGACAGATCGTCTGTCCCGGTTTCGTCGATGTGCATGTACATTCAGAGATCTCTCTGCTCGGTGGACGTGACCAGTTTGCCGCAGTCAGTCAAGGTGTGACGACACACTTGGCTGCGCCAGACGGTTTTGGCTGGGCACCTTTACCACCGGAGCAGGCGAAAGAACTGTGGCATTATACACAGTTTGCCTATGGCGATGCTGAACTGCCGCTCAACTGGCAGACCCCAGATGCATATCTCAGTATGTTCGACGGACGCATCCCAGCGAACCTATATCCACAGGTACCGCACTGTGCTGTTCGCATCGGTGCGATGGGATGGGATCCGCGCCCAGCAACGTCTGATGAATTGAAAGCGATGGAACAGACAACACGTGAATGGTTAGAAGCAGGCGCGTGCTGCCTCTGCTTAGGACTGGATTATCAGCCATCCGCGAATGCCGATTTGCACGAACTTGTGTATCTTTCAAAGATCGCGGCAAGTTACGACGCAATCTACGCCGCGCATATCCGGTACCGTATCCTCGGTCGAAAGCAGGCGTGGGAGGAGACGATTGAGATTGCCCAACGCGCCGGGATCCCTGTGCATATCTCGCATGAACGGGTGGACGATGAAGCCGCTGATATACTTGAACGGGTTGAGAAAGAACAGATAGATCTGACCTTTGAATCCTACCTTTATCCCGCCGGTATGACCCATCTCGCGATGATGCTTCCGATGGAATTTCAGACGGGTGCTCCGGCTGATATGTTAGCACGCCTTGAGGACCCTGCAGTCCGAGAAAAATCGGCTGCATACCTGCGAGGCGAATTACGCGACGGCAGCCAGATTGTGGGTTACAACCGTTCCGGTAGGTTTATCGGGATGACGCTTGCTGAAGCCGCCGAAAGTGAGGGTAAATCTAACGAAGAATTCGCTTTTGATCTCATCTGCGAAGAAGCCGCGATTGAGACCTTCGTGATGCCGTGGGCGACACCGCCCGCAGAAAATGAACGCATCTTGAATCAGACGGCAAGCCATCCCCGTATGATGATCGCGAGCGATGGTGTCTATAACATCCCACATCCACATCCCCGGAGTTACGGATGTTTCGTGCAGTATCTTGGTAAGTTCGTGCGTGAACGTCAACTCGTCTCGCTGAAAGAAGCGATTTACAAGATGAGCGGTTTCCCTGCCGAACGTTTCCGACTCCGCGACCGCGGCAGAATCAGTCAAGGGCTTGCCGCGGACATCGTTGTTTTCGACCCAGAAACCGTTGCAGATAGGTCTACATGGTTCGACCCGGTGCAATCGCCTGTCGGTGTAAACTGGGTATTCGTCAACGGCGTTTCAGTTGTCGAAGATGGCAACGTGACGCGGCAGCTGCCGGGCAGAGTGTTGCGTCAACAACGGTAA